The DNA window CAGCTGCAGCTGCTGCAGTTAATGTACAAGCGGGGAGGTTAACAGGAAGGTATGGTTTTGGTGATGAAAGAACAAGACAAACAGACCCTGAAGCAGTTAATGATGGCTCAGTTGTACTGGGAACTCCTGTCGCACCCCCTGTAAATGGTGATATGTATTCCGATATAAGCTCTGAAAATGCGACGTTTCAAGGACCTCGGTGAGTTTGCAGTTGCATAGGAACAACAGCATCTGCTGTCTCTGTTTTGTTAATGCATGATTAGTTTTTAAGGATATATCTTGTGGTTCGTTTCGTTTGCAGGAGACTCATCAAAGGTGTTGAATATTTAGTGGAGGCTTCTGCTGCAGAAGCTGAGGCTATTACTGCTACACTAGCAGCTGCAAAAGCTCGTCAACAAGGGAATGGAGAAGTTGAACTTCCAGATAGAGACCGTGGAGCGGAGGCAACGCCAAGTGGAAAACAGGCGTCTACTCTGATCAAGCCTGACTCTGCCTTATCAAATAATTCTGCCCCAGCTGGAGTCCGGCTGCATCACCGTGCTGTCAGTGTTCAGATCCTTAATGCTATGTGTTGGTCTTAGTTTGTTCATAAGTTGACTGATGATGTGCCTTAATGCATTGAAGGTGGTTATAGCTGCAGAGACTGGTGGTGCTCTAGGTGGCATGGTGCGGCAGCTTTCGATTGATCAGTTTGAAAATGAAGGCAGGCGAGTTAGTTATGGAACCCCAGAAAATGCAACAGCAGCAAGGAAACTATTGGATCGTCAAATGTCCATCAACAGTGTTCCTAAAAAGGTACTACAATGATTTGACTCTAGACGAATTACCTGATTACGTGCCACAATGTGGCTACCAATTTTTAGCTGATGTGGTATTCATGAAAGTGAAAAGGGTAAACTGCTTGCACCGAAACTCCAAAATCCTATGGTGGAAACAGTGCATAAGTTTTGCTAAATAAGTAGCTGAATTAATTAAATCCAATATATTTGGCTTGTCTCTGTTTTTGGGCATATCCGTTTGAAGGGCCATTGAGTAGCAGCTAGACAGTAAAATGGCCGATTTGGTTGTTTCTACTCCTGGCATAGCTCTATCGCACGAGGAAGATAGGTGTTTTGTTGACTGTTTCCATGTGCTGTTGTAGGTTATATGTCCTAACTATCTCTTCCTCTCTTGCTTTTGGCAAGAGTTTCTTCAAGAGTGCTTTTTAAATATGTTGAAACCACCTTGATTGGAATGACCGAAAGTAGGGCAGGGCACTGGACCAATTCAAGATTGGTTGAATCATGAAGTGAGGAAGCAAGAAAAATCCAATGGGGAAGTTTACAAGCagcaaattgttttttttttttgctttactAGGGAATTTGGTTTCAGCTATAGAACTATCGGTCTCTAAGAAGTTAAATAAAGAAATGGGGAGTAAAAATGTGTAACAGTACTTTGGAgggaagaaagagagagaataatatttatatttcctTGTCTATATGTTGTGGCCTTGTACTAGGGTGAGCTAGAGGTAAGGGGAGGAGGAGAGAAAAGGAGGGGGGATGTGATGAGAGCTGGACTGTCTGTCTTAATTCAATCAGGCTCCTAACTATTCTGAACCACCCGAGCAAAGACTTCCCCACTCTGCAAAAAATGTAACTGTGAGCAATTTTATAACTTTAGCTGTTATATCGTGTAAAGACAAATAACTGCAATATGTtagttatattatttatttttccttactATCTCAGGTGATTACCTATCTTCTGAAGCCTCGTGGCTGGAAGCCGCCTGTTCGACGACAGTTTTTCTTGGACTGCAATGAGATAGCTGATCTTTGTGACAGTGCTGAAAGGATATTTGCGAGTGAACCTAGTGTTATACAGCTTAAGGCTCCTATTAAGATATTTGGTGACTTGCATGGGCAATTTGGGGATCTTATGCGTCTTTTCGATGAGTATGGTTCCCCATCGACCGCTGGGGATATATCGTAAGTGCCTTGGCTCAATCTTGCTTCTGTTTGTTTATTTTCAGTTCTAGGTGTCCTTTTGACAGTCTTTAGTTCCCTGGATTGCAGTATTATTTCTTAATCctcatttttgttttgaaatggatattttgattgaaattgtgGGTCTCACAAATTGGCTTGTTGCTGTAACTGTCAGGTGTCTCAGTAGGGCTATCAGAATACTTTTTTTTGATTTTGTGGGGAACACTATTATGGAAATGGAAGGGATGTTTTCCCTTTTCATTCTCTAAATTAAGCCCTTGTGAGAGCTTGTTAGTAATTATTACCAAAACAAGAACCAAACTAACTCCTTGAAGGAGTACAGAGAAAATGTGTCGCAATATTTTGTTGGTCTCTTTGCTGTGTCTCCTGTAATTCTGACTCCTGCAGACTTGCACCATTTTTGGATTGATCTGGTTTGTGGATATGATATTTGTTCGTTTAGTCTTGATACTAATGTCGCTAAGTGACCATCAGGTATATTGACTATCTCTTCTTAGGAGATTATGTTGATAGGGGCCAGCACAGTTTGGAAACAATGACCCTTCTTCTCGCTTTAAAGGTACCTCTTGTTTCtaactcttcttctttctttaaaGGCACCTCtaatattttgatgtttgctTTGCTTTCACTTTCTTAGTTACCCTgtgattttgatgatataaattGATGCTTTAGGTTGAGTATCCCCTCAATGTACATCTAATTCGTGGGAACCATGAAGCTGCTGATATTAATGCGCTTTTCGGCTTTCGAATTGAGTGCATTGAACGCATGGTATGTTATGATTTACTGGCGCTTGTACTTGCTTTTCAAGCTAGACACTGATGTCTATTTATGCAACAGGGTGAGCGAGATGGAATTTGGGCATGGCATCGATTTAATAGGTTGTTCAACTGGCTTCCTCTGGCAGCACAAATCGAGAAAAAGATTATCTGTATGCATGGTGGTATTGGAAGGTCAATTAATCATgttgaacaaatagaaaatATCCAACGCCCTATTACTATGGATGCTGGCTCAATTGTTCTTATGGATTTGTTGTGGTTAGTCTCCGTCTTCTCCTATGCTTCCTTCATTGACATTAACATTCTCATATTTTCTCACACTGGCGCGTGCTTGTAGGTCTGACCCTACAGAAAATGATAGTGTTGAAGGATTAAGACCAAATGCAAGAGGGCCTGGGTTGGTCACTTTTGGGGTGAGTAATTTATATTTCATATcaattttgagatatttttctctcCAAATGCAACGTCCGATCACTATGCATGCTATCTCAACCTATTGGCTGTTATTTTGGGAAGCTGCATATTCTTATCTGTTAACTGGAGTTGTTTATAAGCCCAGTATCGAAAGAGATGATGTTTCAAACAAAAAAGTCCAGATTGCTTCATCCGCCCTGCTTTTCACTTTCACATTCTATGGGCTGTCATTTTCTTGAGTTCGTTTTGTGCAATTGCAGCTGTTCCATCTTTGTAACCTGGACCTTGTTATGTGAaagctttttttcttttaatacgTTGAACTGACGATTCCTTGAAGGCACTTGTTTGATTCACCAGTTGGGCTGTTACGACTTAAAGGTTTGGGACTGGAGTTTTAGTACTTCAGTAATATTAGATATCTCCTAGCTATCCTGGTCTCCAAGGTGTTTGGCTGGTTATAGTTTCCCTAGCATTTCTCGTTTAACTAATATAAACACTTGCATACATGCAGCCCGATCGTGTGATGGAATTCTGCAACAATAATGATCTTCAATTGATTGTCCGAGCGCATGAATGTGTGATGGATGGATTTGAACGATTTGCTCAGGGACATTTAATTACGCTTTTCTCAGCCACTAATTATTGTGGTAAGATGTCGCAAATTTTGGATGTTTAGAGGTTTTCTATTTCTTGGATTGTCTTTTATCTTTATGCAaattctttttgttcttttctcaTCATCCTTTCTATAGGTACTGCTAATAATGCTGGTGCTATCTTGGTATTGGGTAGAGATCTTGTTGTGGTTCCAAAACTTATTCACCCGCTGCCGCCGGCAATTTCCTCTCCTGAAACTTCACCTGAGCGGCATATAGAAGATACTTGGATGCAGGTTTGTTATTACCTGATCTCTTTCGACCCATTTTTCTCTCTTTGATGTGTGCTTGATCTTGCTCGCAATTTTTGGGATAGGAGCTAAATGCCAACAGACCACCGACACCAACCAGAGGACGTCCTCAAGTAGCCAATGATCGAGGTTCTGTTGCTTGGACTTAAATTATAGTGCAATTGTCTTGCTATATACTTCCAGGCTCATGCTAACATGTCGGATTTCCAGTGATATGTACATAGCCGGCCGGTCACCAATCAGAGTTCAACGGAGATACTTATCCTCGTGAAAAGTTTAAGGCTCGAGCCACGTTGTAATTCTTCCATGGAAGGGTCTTAAGAAAATCAGATTTAGTTATTGGAGGTTGCAGGCGCATGGTCTATTCTATTCGTCATCATACAGAGCAGATGGGGTTTTCGATAGAGGTGTACATTGAGCCGCAAGAGGTAGACGGATTTTACCCTTTCGGAGTTTTGATCATTCTCATGGGCGGGTAGTGCTGGGTTTTCATTGAATTGTTAGTCCCTACATATTCTTTTCCTCGTTTAGGTGTATCATCATTTTTGTCTGCGGATTGGTGAGATAGATAATCCTGAGCTGTTGTATTTCATGTATCATAGATGCCGTTGCTTTGTGTAATTGTGTTGCTGCCTTGTGAACAAGAAAATGACATACAAAAATTGGAGCGTGTTGTTTACTATGTAAGTTGCAGATAAGCTATTTTTAAGATCAGTTAACGGTTCTTGTTGATTACGTGAAGCTCCTTTTATAAACAATCTTCGTAAATATTTTTGCTTAGAATGTGTGATGAGTTATTTGAAGAAAGCTATGGTGCAGTACCCCAGATCCAATCATTCTCGCCCTGCTCTTTCTCTCTTCTATTCCACTTTTTCCTCTCGAGATTTCATACAATGAAGTCTGATGAattaacaaggcacatagaacatAATACCAAAAGCTCTCCCCTACCTGGTCTACACTGGAGAGCAAAATGTAATTTGCTGCTCAATAATTGGCTTTTCAACAAATACAACTTTATACAAAGGTTGAAGCTTACACTCAAGAAGCCAGTTCAATCATGCTTTCAATGAGATTCACGGCACTATGGAAGCAGTAAAAACCCATCAGAGTACATGTGTTAACCTCTTTTAACAGGTCTTTGAACATAAGATTTGTTTGGATCTTCTGTCTTAAGCTTTGGAGGCCGAATCTCTCCTTTCTTAGCCTGCAAAAAAGCATGATGAAACTTGGCCTATTCTTTATCATTACAAGATGTTCGCCACCCACACCCTGTTCTTTATCATCACAAAAGACCGGTAAAGCATTTACTGACGGAAGCTAATCAAACTTACCTTTTTCCCGCCCTTCATGAAATCCCTCCAACTGGACACCTAATGACACGAAGAAAAAGCAAGCAGCTATCAGAAAGAAATCTAACTGTAGATTATACCTCAGAAAACATTTAACTATAGTGCTGCTACTGTTGTAAACATGTTTTTTATAAATCCTATAAACCTGAAAAATAGGTAAGTAGTAACTAAGAAATTCACCAACTGcaagttatttaaaaaaacatacttcaCTGAACATACAATAACTATAAATGAGCTAGAGAACTAACCCTATTTTCTCTAGTTCCTTCCCACTGCTCCTCATGCTCACGTTTTCTTTTCCACATCTCTTTTGTTTCTTCCTCATCTTTCTTCAAGCGACCTTCCTCTTCAGATATCTACGCAAAATCCAACAGTAAGTTTAACTAGAAATCCAAAAAGATGACGTATCAAGAAAACAGCTAAGGAACATACTCTCATTGCCATTTTTCTCCTCCGCCATTCTTGATCCGTCAATATTTCTCTAACCTTTAACTTCAGCTGCTGCTGGAATTCCTCTGACTGCTCATGTTCTTGGTCATATTTACCCTGTTTGCACAATCAGGAGTGTACAGAAATCAACCATCTGAAACACAAAAGTTACATAGTGCTATATATTTTCCTAAATGCTCTATGGAAACCATGTAGGTTCCTTAACCAAACCATTAAGGTGGAATAAGAATCATGCAAAAACGAAACACAAGGAGTTCAataagaaacatactagtagaaaggTGAAACGAGAGTAAGTCTAAAACGCAGCAAGTTACATAACCAAATCAAGGAGTCGATGACCTGCACGGTTTAATGTGGTTTTGATTGTGTGAAAATGTTCACGGtttcattataaaaaaatgtcATCTCGGTAGTAGATACAACATTAGGAAGAAAATTCACCATCTGAATATCCAGAAGCAATAATTCCAGCTAAATTCAgatcaatttaaaaaatctgAGAGAATTGTAGACCTACCTCAGTAACTAATGACTTCAATTTGCTAGCAGTATCTTTTTTAAGCTGCTTCTTCCACTTTGATCTTAATTCCTCTGTGCTCATACACAAAAAGGGGAAAACACAAAAGTTTCAGTATTTTATGGAGATAATATATTGAAAGAGACAAAGGAAACCAGAAGAATAATTGATATAATAGTTCAAGTGAGTGAGCAACATAATGAAAATACAGAACAGTCTCCATTTGTCCATGTTGAGTTACAGAAGACGGCTCACAATACCAGACCAACAAGTTTTTCGCCACTATTGATTATCATCTTTCATTTGGACAGTATGTTGAAGAggtttttgaaaaacaagttgTGTAAGCTGATTTGTGTGGAGAACTTCTggttttttaaatcttttttgggaaaatttatGCGTGTTTTCACAGTGAAAGAAGAGTTTTGGGTGAAAAACAACTCCTCAGCACTTCTTCAACTTGGACAAAAAAAACCAAGATTTTGAAACAAACcccatttctcaaaaattgtcCCTTCTgcaaaagaatgaaaatcataaacagACACCGCCGTACATTTTTGTTGAACTCAGACCACTGAAGAAATGCAGCAACAGTTTTAGTGCTCCATTGGAAATGCAGAGAGAATGTGAATGCAGTCTATCCCATGGCGAAAGGAAGACTAAAGAACAAAAGAATGAATAGCGAGGTGATGGTGAACCTTTTGCTGCAACAACTTGGCTCAGAATGTAATCCCTCTCCTGTTGATCAAGTAATAACTGTTGCGCTTTAGCTAAGGCTGCATACAACATGaaatttgcaaaaataaaattcacaaacAGGAAGGGGAAagatataaaacataaaattctTACTTGAGcagttaaaaaaacaaaatcaaaccaaatcatctCACAATAAGACTACATATAAGCATTTACAAGAGTGTTCTTTTGAGATTAAGGCTTAATGCTTCTTTCCAGCTCTCATCTTTGCTTCTTCCAATTCTTTTTGACTCGACATAAATAACATACACAAGCAATATCATTCATGAAGATGAAAATTCCCTTAACCACTCCAAGCAttacacaaaataaataaaaactgaaccttgtaaaaaaaatctttgtaCTGGTAGTTTAACAGATAGATCCCAGTATACACCAGAATTTTGAAGTtgtaaaatatgttttttctaGTGCTATAGCGACAGAGACTCAGCATATACTATATTTCTGAAGAGATCATTCATGTAGCAAGATATATTTATggaaataaaaatagttttacaCTTGCATACAATAACGAGTAGTTCCACATACACTTCCTGTATATATGTAGTGAGTAGACTGTGGTTCACATCAATGGCTGAGGAACTGCAGTCTTCTGCTCTCTTCAGTAGGTTACCCATTTTAAAGCACCATGGTTgccttaaattttgaataaccAATCTTgagacaaaatattttaaaccgGTCACTAAGAGGCAGTAAGCGCCGACGCTAACTAATACGAATCGATTATAATAGAAAAACAACTTCCCAAATATATCTACAGCATGGACATTGATCAAGTTTCCGATTCAAAAAATTCTTGGAATGATCAATCTTAGCTTAGAGATGAAAGATATCAATATCTAACATAAAACCACCTAATGAACAGAACAGGGGATATCATGTAAAGCATAACCCAAATACTCAATGCAAAGATCCATTTATAAGTCTATAGAAACTAGAAGTACGAACATGGTATTTATCCATTACGAAatgaattttttgtttgaaCAGGGAAGTCCTTCACTCAATAAACTACCTAAAATGACAATACTCCTCTATACAAGGAACAACAAAAGTGGCTTTCTTACCACCAAATGCCTCCTTTGCTTGTGGATGCTTGCATTTATCAGGGTGAACAAGTAAAGACAACTGCATATATGTAATTTATGGTAATATATTAGGGTCGAGTCACAGAATATGATATAAAAAAAGGAATCATTTGAGTCCAACGGgaatttcaactttcaagaaaTATACCTTACGATACTGCTTTTTAACTTCGTCAATGGATGAATCAAATGACAGGTTAAGGTATTCAAATGGATTCAACTTGAAGCATGAAAGTATCCTGCGATTTTTTAAGTTTGAATCCAAATTATGAAATATAGAATAATGCAAATAACAAACAATAttgaaatttgtatttattCAGCTATCAACATCAACAGTTAAGATATACAAATCTAAAGGAAACTAGTATATTTCAAAATAGAATAGATGACTATTATTAAGCACAATACTGAACAGTTGGAGGAGACTCGGAGCAGTTTTTAGTCAAGATAGGGTTGCACCAGGAATCAATGCTTAGCCCATTTCTCTATGCTTTGGTAATGGATGAATTGAAGCGGTATAATCAAGATGAGGTGCCATGATGTATGCTAGATGGCATAGTATTGATTGATGAGACACGCAACGGAGTTAATGCTAGGTTGGAGGTGTGGAAACATCATATTGATATGGTGTGGATGAAGTGGAGGCTAGCCTCCGAAGTTATTACTCTATTTGCATTTGTTACTATTCCTTTTCTAACTACTCTGCATTGCTTATTAGTTGTTATGTTTTCTTCactcattttcattttttcttttcatagcTACTTTGATTTGCTGCACTTGAGCCAATGATCcttcagaaacaacctctctacctccacgaggtagggtTACGGTCTCCTTTAACA is part of the Solanum stenotomum isolate F172 chromosome 8, ASM1918654v1, whole genome shotgun sequence genome and encodes:
- the LOC125872981 gene encoding serine/threonine-protein phosphatase BSL3 isoform X1 translates to MDVDSTMSSESDHAENKGASSEQLNGQSSAGGSPPETPKDEQQPATSQPQQQQGSTPVAGPRCAPTYSVVHAVMEKKEDGPGPRCGHTLTAVPAVGEEGSPNYIGPRLILFGGATALEGNSAGSGTPSSAGSAGIRLAGATADVHCYDVLTNKWSRMTPIGEPPTPRAAHVATAVGTMVVIQGGIGPAGLSAEDLHVLDLTQQRPRWHRVVVQGPGPGPRYGHVMALVGQRYLMAIGGNDGKRPLADVWALDTAAKPYEWRKLEPEGEGPPPCMYATASARSDGLLLLCGGRDANSVPLASAYGLAKHRDGRWEWAIAPGVSPSSRYQHAAVFVNARLHVSGGALGGGRMVEDSSSIAVLDTAAGVWCDTTSVVTSPRTGRFSADAAGGDAAVELTRRCRHAAVAVGDLIFIYGGLRGGVLLDDLLVAEDLAAAETTSAASHAAAAAAAVNVQAGRLTGRYGFGDERTRQTDPEAVNDGSVVLGTPVAPPVNGDMYSDISSENATFQGPRRLIKGVEYLVEASAAEAEAITATLAAAKARQQGNGEVELPDRDRGAEATPSGKQASTLIKPDSALSNNSAPAGVRLHHRAVVIAAETGGALGGMVRQLSIDQFENEGRRVSYGTPENATAARKLLDRQMSINSVPKKVITYLLKPRGWKPPVRRQFFLDCNEIADLCDSAERIFASEPSVIQLKAPIKIFGDLHGQFGDLMRLFDEYGSPSTAGDISYIDYLFLGDYVDRGQHSLETMTLLLALKVEYPLNVHLIRGNHEAADINALFGFRIECIERMGERDGIWAWHRFNRLFNWLPLAAQIEKKIICMHGGIGRSINHVEQIENIQRPITMDAGSIVLMDLLWSDPTENDSVEGLRPNARGPGLVTFGPDRVMEFCNNNDLQLIVRAHECVMDGFERFAQGHLITLFSATNYCGTANNAGAILVLGRDLVVVPKLIHPLPPAISSPETSPERHIEDTWMQELNANRPPTPTRGRPQVANDRGSVAWT
- the LOC125872981 gene encoding serine/threonine-protein phosphatase BSL3 isoform X2, whose product is MDVDSTMSSESDHAENKGASSEQLNGQSSAGGSPPETPKDEQQPATSQPQQQQGSTPVAGPRCAPTYSVVHAVMEKKEDGPGPRCGHTLTAVPAVGEEGSPNYIGPRLILFGGATALEGNSAGSGTPSSAGSAGIRLAGATADVHCYDVLTNKWSRMTPIGEPPTPRAAHVATAVGTMVVIQGGIGPAGLSAEDLHVLDLTQQRPRWHRVVVQGPGPGPRYGHVMALVGQRYLMAIGGNDGKRPLADVWALDTAAKPYEWRKLEPEGEGPPPCMYATASARSDGLLLLCGGRDANSVPLASAYGLAKHRDGRWEWAIAPGVSPSSRYQHAAVFVNARLHVSGGALGGGRMVEDSSSIAVLDTAAGVWCDTTSVVTSPRTGRFSADAAGGDAAVELTRRCRHAAVAVGDLIFIYGGLRGGVLLDDLLVAEDLAAAETTSAASHAAAAAAAVNVQAGRLTGRYGFGDERTRQTDPEAVNDGSVVLGTPVAPPVNGDMYSDISSENATFQGPRRLIKGVEYLVEASAAEAEAITATLAAAKARQQGNGEVELPDRDRGAEATPSGKQASTLIKPDSALSNNSAPAGVRLHHRAVVIAAETGGALGGMVRQLSIDQFENEGRRVSYGTPENATAARKLLDRQMSINSVPKKVITYLLKPRGWKPPVRRQFFLDCNEIADLCDSAERIFASEPSVIQLKAPIKIFGDLHGQFGDLMRLFDEYGSPSTAGDISYIDYLFLGDYVDRGQHSLETMTLLLALKVEYPLNVHLIRGNHEAADINALFGFRIECIERMGERDGIWAWHRFNRLFNWLPLAAQIEKKIICMHGGIGRSINHVEQIENIQRPITMDAGSIVLMDLLWSDPTENDSVEGLRPNARGPGLVTFGPDRVMEFCNNNDLQLIVRAHECVMDGFERFAQGHLITLFSATNYCGTANNAGAILVLGRDLVVVPKLIHPLPPAISSPETSPERHIEDTWMQELNANRPPTPTRGRPQVANDRVICT
- the LOC125872994 gene encoding J domain-containing protein spf31-like, which produces MGENSSVTAAPPPSLEKTSAIEDALLKQFFAEVSEVERDNEVIRILSCFKLNPFEYLNLSFDSSIDEVKKQYRKLSLLVHPDKCKHPQAKEAFGALAKAQQLLLDQQERDYILSQVVAAKEELRSKWKKQLKKDTASKLKSLVTEGKYDQEHEQSEEFQQQLKLKVREILTDQEWRRRKMAMRISEEEGRLKKDEEETKEMWKRKREHEEQWEGTRENRVSSWRDFMKGGKKAKKGEIRPPKLKTEDPNKSYVQRPVKRG